Genomic window (Aquimarina sp. BL5):
GATTGTTTGCACTTGCAGATTCTTATATACATACCAAAAAACTAGAACTTGCTGAAATAACTATCGACAAAGGAATTAAAAAAACTATAAAAACAGGCGATTCTGTAGTCTATTCATATATTCTAGTAACTTCTGGAATACATCAATACTTATTAAATAATTATCAGAAAGCAATAGATAGTTTACAGAAAGGAAAAAAAATAATACAAAAACTTGACCCTTTAGAAACAAGAATAGCAACTTGTGATTATTACATTGGTCGAAGTTATAAAGATCTCGGTGAGGAAGAAAAAAGTATATCTTACTTTAAAAAAACAGACACAATTCTAAGAAAAACAAAAGACATAATACCTGATATTACTGATGTTTATGACTATTTAAGAACATATTCAAAATCAAAAAACGATTACGAATTACAAATAGAATATATCAATATGCAACTGGAGTTGGATAGTATTAAGCACGCTAATCAAGTATATTTAACCAGAAACATTACTAGAAAATATGACGCTGCCGAACTCATCTCCGAAAAAGAACGGCTTATAAAACAATTCGAAAAAGACACTTTTTTAAAAGATAATACGATTACATTCCTCATCATATTATCGATTATATTAGTTCTAATAGCGATATATGGACTAAGAAAAAGTTACTTAAATAAAATACGGTTTCAGAAACTTCTCGAACAGCAAAAAAAGCCTAAAACAAATCAATTAGAGGTTATAACGAAAATTAGTAACGATCTCACCAAAAAAGAAGAGATTGATATTCCTTCAGATGTTATAGAAACTATATTAAAAAAGCTTCACGATTTTGAAGATAAAAACCAATTTTCAAAAAAACATTACACTCTTAATTCTTTAGCAAAGGAATTAAATACAAACAGTGCTTATTTATCTAAAATCATAAATGTGTACAAAAATGTAAATTTTGCAACTTACCTTAATAATTTAAGAATTGATTTTGCTGTTGATCAACTAAGCTCCAATAAGTCATTAAGGTCTTATACAATACAAGCCATCGCGGAAGAAGTAGGCTTTAAAAATGCACAATCATTTTCTTCTGCTTTTCATAAAAAAACAGGAATATACCCTTCTTATTTCATAAAACATATAAATAACTGATAATCAAATTAAAAACACTTATACACTTCTTTAAATTTATAAATTTAAAGAAGCTTTTTGTGTATTTTCATTGCTAATATTGTAGATTGTGAGAAACAAATTAAATTCATGCAATGAAAGAGAAAGGGAGAAAACCATTAAGTTTGGATAAAATTAGAATTGCAAAATTAGACAACCCACAAACAATCATTGGCGGTTCTATAATTCCGACACAACAAAATGTATCAACTATTACTTGTACCAAAAACACAGAGGATAGAAAAACAAGTCATTCTACGAAAACGCTACCAGCAAGTGATTCTGCAAATTGCTGGTAATACTTAAGAAATATTAAAATGAAAAAAAGTGATAAGGGAAAATTAAGTCTGGATAAAACTAAAATTGCCGGATTAAACAATATGAGAGCTGTTGTTGGAGGTTCACTTTCTGGTATAGAACCGGATATAGTAGATCTCCCATCTATTAATGTTTTGACATTTACGGATCAAAATACGACTTCTACGAAAACGCTCCCCGTTGGAAGCGGTATGATCGACCCTAATGATTTATAATTTAATATTTCAATTTCTTCTTCTGATTAAGAAAACATAGTATTGATCATACTATTGAAACCAAACACTATATTTTGAAAATTATAGATATACAAAAGGTTGGTTTAAATAATTATAAAAACACAGTAAGGAAGTATCTATAGCTATACCGGCTAAACATAAATTTAGAGAAATGAAAAATAAAAAAATAAAAAAACTAAGTCTGGATAAAATTAAAATTGCTCAATTAGATAATCTAGATAAATTTAAGGGAGGATTAGGAAGAGTGCCTAACGCAACTGATCCAGAAATATGTAAAACCCACCCACTAGTATGTGAGCTAAGTGTTTCTACAAAAACACTACCAGTAGGCTCTGATGGTATACCTTAATAGATAATATATTGATTTACTATTTATTAATAGAATTCTATCTTGACATATTGTATATATCACATTCAATTATTCGTTAGTAAAACGATAAAAAAATGAACAATAAGAATACGAAAAAACTTGGCTTAGAAAAAATAAAGATTGCTAGATTAGACAACCCTCAGCAGATTACAGGCGGATTTAATAACATAAATACCACAACTAGTCTACAATGTCCAACGACAATACCTATTTCAATCACATGCGATCAATCTACAAAAACACTACCAGTAGGCTCTGATGGTTTGCCATAATAGATATTCATTTGTTATTTATTAGAAGTAATAAATGACTTTATGATATATGGTTATTGATGTATTTTTATACAATAAGTTATGTAATTACTTTTATTGAGTAGTTTGCTTATTATATCACCTTAAGGCGTTTATATACTAAATC
Coding sequences:
- a CDS encoding tetratricopeptide repeat protein; translation: MKMKCFAIIFLIILSLSKHAVIAQDNYIELKELVTKEKVDSLKMKIAKTYLDRAISKSDTLNRANAYFILSEIILEDKVAYIDSIIAFTEKKNYFRYPALGYLYKGNIKFELGDYIEALEFYVKASESAKKSGNNRLYLSAKFNIGLLKNTSGDREEAQTIFAEYIEFLEQNPKYINTLNYNRGLFALADSYIHTKKLELAEITIDKGIKKTIKTGDSVVYSYILVTSGIHQYLLNNYQKAIDSLQKGKKIIQKLDPLETRIATCDYYIGRSYKDLGEEEKSISYFKKTDTILRKTKDIIPDITDVYDYLRTYSKSKNDYELQIEYINMQLELDSIKHANQVYLTRNITRKYDAAELISEKERLIKQFEKDTFLKDNTITFLIILSIILVLIAIYGLRKSYLNKIRFQKLLEQQKKPKTNQLEVITKISNDLTKKEEIDIPSDVIETILKKLHDFEDKNQFSKKHYTLNSLAKELNTNSAYLSKIINVYKNVNFATYLNNLRIDFAVDQLSSNKSLRSYTIQAIAEEVGFKNAQSFSSAFHKKTGIYPSYFIKHINN